A single window of Achromobacter xylosoxidans DNA harbors:
- a CDS encoding beta-ketoacyl-ACP synthase has protein sequence MTTTWLSPPGVVCALGSGIEAVARAAFAGDTRGMRRQAGWLADRALTLGGVDGPLPRIADTLPAHHHSRNNQLLLAAALQIEARLRDAVARHGAHRVAVIVGTSTSGVNDNAPAFQALAANGAWPRDYDYRRQALSSPAAFLADWLGATGPAYTLSTACTSSARALLSARRLLALGLCDAVVCGGADTLCRLTINGFASLDAVDEALCLPFSANRRGINIGEAGALFLMQREAAADDAVALLGGGASSDAWHMSAPEPGGAGALRAMRAALDAAGVAPADIGWINLHGTGTAHNDAMESLAVHTLFPQGVPCASTKPLTGHALGAAGALEAALAWITLSPANTAGRLPPHVWDGQPDPALPRLDFSTTGHCYAPGRRRLAMSNSFAFGGNNTCLVLGAAA, from the coding sequence ATGACGACCACCTGGCTGAGCCCGCCTGGGGTGGTCTGCGCACTCGGGTCCGGCATCGAGGCCGTGGCCCGCGCCGCGTTCGCCGGCGACACCCGCGGCATGCGCCGCCAGGCCGGCTGGCTGGCCGACCGCGCGCTCACGCTGGGTGGCGTGGACGGGCCGCTGCCACGCATCGCCGACACGCTGCCCGCGCATCACCACAGCCGCAACAACCAGCTGCTGCTGGCCGCCGCCCTGCAGATCGAGGCGCGCCTGCGCGACGCGGTCGCGCGGCACGGCGCCCATCGCGTGGCGGTGATCGTGGGCACCAGCACTTCGGGCGTGAACGACAATGCGCCGGCATTCCAGGCCCTGGCGGCCAATGGCGCGTGGCCGCGCGACTACGACTACCGCCGCCAGGCGCTGTCGTCCCCGGCCGCGTTCCTGGCCGACTGGCTGGGCGCGACCGGCCCCGCCTACACCCTGTCCACCGCCTGCACCTCCAGCGCCCGCGCGCTGCTGTCGGCGCGCCGGCTGCTGGCCCTGGGCCTGTGCGACGCGGTGGTCTGCGGCGGCGCCGACACCCTGTGCCGGCTGACCATCAACGGCTTCGCCAGCCTCGACGCGGTGGACGAGGCCCTGTGCCTGCCGTTTTCGGCCAACCGCCGCGGCATCAACATTGGCGAGGCCGGCGCGCTGTTCCTGATGCAGCGCGAAGCCGCCGCCGACGACGCCGTGGCCCTGCTGGGCGGCGGCGCCAGTTCCGACGCCTGGCACATGTCGGCGCCGGAGCCCGGCGGCGCGGGCGCCCTGCGCGCCATGCGCGCCGCCCTGGACGCCGCCGGGGTGGCGCCCGCCGACATCGGCTGGATCAACCTGCACGGCACTGGCACCGCCCACAACGACGCGATGGAAAGCCTGGCCGTGCATACGCTGTTTCCCCAGGGCGTGCCGTGCGCCTCCACCAAGCCGCTGACGGGCCATGCGCTGGGCGCGGCCGGGGCGCTGGAAGCGGCGCTGGCCTGGATCACCCTGTCGCCCGCCAATACCGCGGGCCGGCTGCCGCCGCACGTCTGGGACGGCCAGCCCGACCCGGCGCTGCCGCGGCTGGATTTCAGCACCACCGGACATTGCTACGCGCCAGGCCGCCGGCGCCTGGCGATGAGCAACTCATTCGCCTTCGGCGGCAACAACACCTGCCTGGTCCTGGGAGCGGCGGCATGA
- a CDS encoding MMPL family transporter, which yields MPSPIERWLPRLFKLGLLLVLALGAWQCRHGWPVSANLMELVPRAPADATRDLAEARVQQPLSRELIALVAARDDGDSAAAARQLAQRWQGSGLFATVQVDIDVDLPDLRARLLANRLALLPPAQREQLLADPAGYARQRARELVDPFAASSAVSVDQDLFGLARRAEQALRPGGAVQYDVATGTLQAESGGRAWVLVRASTRDDAFDGADPGRIAAQIAQDRQALAGADLLVAGGPLYAAAGRAQAAAESGWIGAIAMAGIVLVLLLALRRWLALLALVPVAVGLLAGTVACVAVFGSIHALTLVIGASLIGVAVDFPMHWLGKSYGMPDWRAWPALRRVLPGLTISLAASLVGYVALAFTPFPALTQTAVFSAAGLLGAYACTVCQLPAWLARFKPRPWPPLLRFAQAALRARTRLAGRRAVLWSGALLLATVTAGGIGRLDIRDDLRQWLSLPAPLLQQARQIGEITGFVPTSQFFLVRAPDADELLRRQARVSQALDALVAAGGLRAYTALSQRVAPQADQQAFADALGNLADRPEAWRALTDIGVPEAALRQELRALAALPPIPIESALQGQIGERWRTLWLGRHDGEVAGMITLLGLRDAAALTAIAQAAPGVTLVDRSGELNRMFSATRVEAAELKLLSYLVAAALLCLTLGRAAAWRILAVPLAATACSLAALGYLGQPLTLFSLFGLLLVSAIGVDYAIFMFERVAGAAASLVGIMLGALTTLLSFGLLAVSRTPAIANFGLAVALGVGFSLLWAPWVQPRRGSGAGDAT from the coding sequence GTGCCTTCGCCGATTGAACGCTGGCTGCCACGGCTGTTCAAGCTGGGGCTGCTGCTGGTGCTGGCCCTGGGCGCCTGGCAGTGCCGCCACGGCTGGCCGGTATCGGCCAACCTGATGGAACTGGTGCCGCGGGCCCCGGCCGACGCCACCCGCGATCTGGCCGAAGCCCGCGTCCAGCAGCCGCTCAGCCGTGAATTGATCGCGCTGGTGGCGGCCCGCGACGACGGCGACAGCGCCGCGGCCGCGCGCCAATTGGCGCAACGCTGGCAGGGCAGCGGCCTGTTCGCGACCGTGCAAGTGGACATCGACGTCGACCTGCCCGATCTGCGGGCGCGCCTGCTGGCCAATCGCCTGGCGCTGCTGCCGCCGGCGCAACGCGAACAACTGCTGGCCGACCCGGCCGGTTACGCGCGCCAGCGCGCGCGCGAACTGGTCGACCCGTTCGCCGCCTCCAGCGCGGTATCGGTCGACCAGGATCTGTTCGGCCTGGCGCGGCGCGCCGAACAGGCGCTGCGTCCCGGCGGCGCGGTGCAATACGATGTGGCCACGGGTACGTTGCAGGCCGAAAGCGGCGGCCGCGCCTGGGTCCTGGTGCGCGCCAGCACCCGGGACGACGCCTTCGACGGCGCCGATCCCGGCCGCATCGCAGCGCAGATCGCGCAGGATCGCCAGGCCCTGGCCGGCGCCGACCTGCTGGTGGCCGGCGGCCCGCTCTATGCCGCCGCCGGCCGCGCCCAGGCCGCCGCCGAAAGTGGCTGGATCGGCGCCATCGCCATGGCCGGCATCGTGCTGGTATTGCTGTTGGCGTTGCGCCGCTGGCTGGCCCTGCTGGCGCTGGTCCCGGTGGCGGTCGGCCTGCTGGCCGGCACGGTCGCCTGTGTCGCGGTGTTCGGTTCCATTCACGCGCTGACGCTGGTGATCGGCGCCAGCCTGATCGGCGTTGCCGTCGACTTCCCGATGCACTGGCTGGGCAAGAGCTACGGCATGCCCGACTGGCGCGCCTGGCCGGCCTTGCGGCGGGTGCTGCCGGGCCTGACCATCAGCCTGGCGGCCAGCCTGGTCGGCTATGTCGCGCTGGCCTTCACGCCGTTTCCGGCGCTGACCCAGACCGCGGTGTTCTCCGCCGCCGGCCTGCTCGGCGCCTATGCCTGCACGGTGTGCCAGCTGCCCGCGTGGCTGGCGCGCTTCAAGCCCCGTCCCTGGCCACCGCTGCTGCGTTTCGCGCAGGCCGCGCTGCGCGCGCGGACCCGCCTGGCCGGGCGCCGCGCCGTGCTGTGGAGCGGCGCGCTGCTGCTGGCCACGGTCACCGCCGGCGGCATCGGCCGCCTGGACATCCGCGACGACCTGCGCCAATGGCTGAGCCTGCCCGCGCCGCTGCTGCAACAGGCGCGCCAGATCGGCGAAATCACCGGCTTCGTGCCGACCAGCCAGTTCTTCCTGGTGCGCGCGCCGGACGCCGACGAACTGCTGCGGCGGCAGGCGCGTGTCAGCCAGGCGCTGGATGCGCTGGTCGCCGCCGGCGGGCTGCGGGCCTACACCGCCTTGAGCCAGCGGGTGGCGCCGCAGGCCGACCAGCAGGCTTTCGCCGATGCGCTGGGGAACCTGGCGGACCGGCCCGAGGCCTGGCGCGCGCTGACCGATATCGGCGTGCCGGAAGCGGCCTTGCGACAGGAACTGCGGGCGCTGGCGGCGCTGCCGCCCATCCCGATCGAAAGCGCGCTGCAAGGCCAGATCGGCGAACGCTGGCGCACGCTCTGGCTGGGCCGGCATGACGGCGAAGTGGCTGGCATGATCACCCTGCTGGGCCTGCGCGATGCCGCCGCGCTCACGGCCATCGCGCAGGCCGCGCCCGGCGTCACGCTGGTGGACCGCAGCGGCGAATTGAACCGCATGTTCAGCGCCACCCGCGTCGAGGCCGCCGAACTCAAATTGCTCTCGTACCTGGTGGCGGCGGCGCTGCTGTGCCTGACGCTTGGACGCGCGGCCGCCTGGCGCATCCTGGCGGTGCCGCTGGCCGCCACCGCCTGCAGCCTGGCGGCGCTGGGTTATCTGGGCCAGCCGCTGACGCTCTTCAGCCTGTTTGGCTTGCTGCTGGTGTCGGCGATCGGGGTGGACTACGCCATTTTCATGTTCGAGCGCGTCGCCGGCGCGGCCGCCAGCCTGGTCGGCATCATGCTGGGCGCCCTCACCACCCTGCTGTCGTTCGGGCTGCTGGCCGTGAGCCGGACGCCGGCGATCGCCAATTTCGGCCTGGCGGTGGCGTTGGGCGTGGGATTCTCGCTGCTGTGGGCGCCCTGGGTGCAGCCGCGGCGCGGATCCGGCGCCGGGGACGCGACGTGA
- a CDS encoding LolA family protein: protein MKRLLICLALAVLPWSARAFDLDDLQRQLRATPVVRGHFVQQKFLRSLPQPLTSRGDFTLAAGRGLLWLLRSPIAQDLRISADGIARRGPDGAWQALPQHAGAGRENRLFLAVLAGDTRGLRENFDLTLTGGADAWQLVLLPRSALLRQIFENIQINGGKLVDRIELREVQGDRSVLQMTDASAADALTPEEQRAFAD from the coding sequence ATGAAACGCCTGCTTATCTGCCTGGCGCTGGCCGTCCTGCCCTGGAGCGCGCGGGCTTTCGATCTCGACGACCTGCAACGGCAATTGCGCGCCACCCCGGTGGTGCGCGGCCATTTCGTGCAGCAGAAGTTCCTGCGCTCGCTGCCACAACCCCTGACCAGCCGCGGCGATTTCACCCTGGCCGCCGGCCGCGGCCTGCTGTGGCTGCTGCGCAGCCCCATCGCCCAGGACCTGCGCATCAGCGCCGACGGCATCGCGCGCCGCGGCCCCGACGGCGCCTGGCAGGCGCTGCCGCAGCATGCCGGCGCCGGCCGTGAAAACCGCCTGTTCCTGGCGGTGCTGGCCGGCGACACCCGCGGCCTGCGCGAGAACTTCGACCTGACGCTGACGGGCGGCGCCGACGCCTGGCAGCTGGTGCTGCTGCCGCGTTCGGCGCTGCTGCGGCAGATCTTCGAGAACATCCAGATCAACGGCGGCAAGCTGGTCGACCGCATCGAACTGCGCGAAGTCCAGGGCGACCGCAGCGTGCTGCAGATGACCGACGCGTCCGCCGCCGACGCCCTGACGCCAGAGGAACAGCGTGCCTTCGCCGATTGA
- a CDS encoding Lysophospholipid acyltransferase, with amino-acid sequence MTAADPHWAGQRERGNPALLRLTAWAARRIGRRAVAPVIWLVVLYFYVFGPRARRAIGAYQRRLARGGALAAPLPTPFPVYRQYLAFAQALLDKLDVWQGRITLADLDIDDPDGLQAQMGAGRGQILVGSHLGNIEVCRALAEQSGRLHLNVLVHTRHAVNFGRLLEEAGGGLRMIQVSELDAGVMLDLAQRLERGEWLAIAGDRVPLKGDRSAQVELLGDAALLPQGPWLLAGLLRCPVNLLFCTRHGARHRMSMERLADAVEWTRATRQAEIARWAQRYADRLGAQCRQAPLQWFNFYPFWKNDA; translated from the coding sequence ATGACAGCCGCCGATCCGCACTGGGCCGGCCAACGCGAACGGGGCAACCCCGCGCTGCTGCGCCTGACCGCGTGGGCCGCGCGCCGCATCGGCCGGCGCGCGGTGGCGCCGGTGATATGGCTGGTGGTGCTGTATTTCTATGTCTTCGGACCGCGCGCCCGGCGCGCCATCGGCGCCTACCAGCGGCGCCTGGCGCGCGGCGGCGCGCTGGCCGCGCCGCTGCCCACGCCCTTCCCGGTCTATCGCCAGTACCTGGCCTTCGCGCAGGCGCTGCTCGACAAGCTCGACGTGTGGCAAGGCAGAATCACCCTGGCGGACCTGGACATCGACGACCCCGACGGCCTGCAGGCGCAGATGGGCGCCGGCCGCGGCCAGATCCTGGTGGGTTCGCACCTGGGCAACATCGAGGTCTGCCGCGCGCTGGCCGAGCAGTCCGGCCGGCTCCATTTGAACGTGCTGGTGCATACGCGGCACGCGGTGAACTTCGGCCGGCTGCTGGAAGAAGCCGGCGGCGGCCTGCGCATGATCCAGGTCAGCGAACTGGATGCCGGCGTCATGCTCGATCTGGCTCAACGCCTGGAACGCGGCGAATGGCTGGCAATCGCCGGCGACCGCGTGCCGCTCAAGGGCGATCGCAGCGCCCAGGTCGAACTGCTGGGCGATGCCGCCTTGCTGCCGCAGGGCCCCTGGCTGCTGGCCGGGCTGCTGCGTTGCCCCGTGAACCTGCTGTTCTGCACCCGCCATGGCGCGCGCCACCGCATGTCGATGGAGCGCCTGGCGGACGCCGTCGAATGGACCCGCGCCACGCGCCAGGCCGAGATCGCCCGCTGGGCCCAGCGCTATGCCGATCGCCTCGGCGCGCAGTGCCGCCAGGCGCCGCTGCAATGGTTCAATTTCTATCCCTTCTGGAAAAACGATGCGTGA
- a CDS encoding glycosyltransferase family 2 protein — translation MAPHRLCAVIPVYDHGATVAAVHAQLAAHGLPCVLVDDGSAPDCAAVLDALAPLPGTHLLRRAGNGGKGAAVQDGLRAARRLGYTHALQVDADGQHALDDVPAFAEAARARPAAVICGAPRYGSDVPRSRLYGRWLTRVWVWINTLSLDIPDAMCGFRIYPLESVLRVIDGAQVGRRMDFDIAILVRLHWRGVPMTWLPTRVVYPVGGVSHFKALRDNLLISRMHARLFFGMLARSPALLLRRLTAGPRP, via the coding sequence ATGGCGCCGCATAGGCTGTGCGCGGTGATCCCGGTCTACGACCATGGCGCCACCGTGGCGGCGGTGCACGCGCAACTGGCGGCGCACGGATTGCCGTGCGTGCTGGTGGACGACGGGTCGGCCCCCGACTGCGCCGCCGTGCTCGATGCGCTGGCGCCCCTGCCAGGCACGCACCTGCTGCGGCGCGCGGGCAACGGCGGCAAGGGCGCGGCAGTGCAGGACGGGCTGCGCGCCGCGCGGCGCCTGGGCTATACCCACGCGCTGCAGGTGGACGCCGATGGCCAGCATGCGCTGGACGATGTGCCTGCCTTCGCCGAGGCGGCGCGGGCGCGGCCCGCGGCCGTCATCTGCGGCGCGCCGCGCTATGGCAGCGACGTCCCTCGCAGCCGGTTGTACGGCCGTTGGCTGACCCGCGTCTGGGTCTGGATCAATACCCTGTCGCTCGACATCCCGGACGCCATGTGCGGCTTCCGTATCTACCCGCTCGAATCCGTGCTGCGAGTGATCGACGGCGCGCAGGTGGGCCGCCGCATGGACTTCGACATCGCCATCCTGGTGCGCCTGCACTGGCGCGGCGTGCCCATGACCTGGCTGCCCACGCGCGTCGTCTACCCGGTTGGCGGCGTTTCGCACTTCAAGGCGCTGCGCGACAACCTGCTGATCAGCCGCATGCACGCGCGCCTGTTCTTCGGCATGCTGGCGCGATCGCCGGCGCTGCTGCTGCGCCGCCTGACCGCGGGACCGCGTCCATGA
- a CDS encoding AMP-binding protein — translation MAWTALTHLLLPQAAPAGDARVADEPALSRREFAAQCLAVAGALQARGARRAALWFEDAVALAIALFACGRAGITAVLPADVRPDTCAALDADIWLSDAAALPPACQAWRLEQLQHALALPPAVLDPAQRLVLWTSGSSGAPKAVGKSWDQLMREVEALRQQWPDDGGPVLGSVSAQHMYGLPYRVLWPLCAGRLIDRPQRLYPEELQQASLRHATFTWIASPALLRRLGERLDGSRLRGRLVRLYCAGGVLPPDVAEHIGRQLGQRPIDIYGSSETGSIAWRCGADPWQPLAGVEVGLDPRGALRVASPWIDAADTLTADAAEMVEGGFQLLGRLDRIVKIEEKRVALPMLEQALARHAWVTEARVGQVAGNPRLTALVALSAAGLHILRNQGRRALVDALRRHLATGFESLAIPRGWRLLRQLPYNSQGKLTQSDFEAAAGPRPRQPAATPLPADGPGECRYRIDVPYDLAHFSGHFPSAPVVPGVAQIGWAMALAQRDLQPALRFAGMEALKFQRLLRPGDTAELTLRWDAGKQKLYFTYTLGDQPCSSGRVLHGDRHGAA, via the coding sequence GTGGCCTGGACCGCGCTCACACACCTGCTGCTGCCGCAGGCCGCGCCCGCCGGCGACGCGCGGGTCGCGGACGAGCCGGCGCTGTCGCGGCGGGAATTCGCCGCGCAATGCCTGGCCGTGGCCGGCGCCTTGCAGGCGCGCGGCGCGCGGCGCGCCGCGCTCTGGTTCGAAGATGCCGTCGCGCTCGCCATCGCCCTGTTCGCCTGCGGGCGGGCCGGCATCACCGCCGTGCTGCCGGCCGACGTACGGCCGGACACCTGCGCCGCGCTCGATGCCGACATCTGGTTGAGCGACGCCGCGGCGCTGCCTCCGGCGTGCCAGGCATGGCGCCTGGAGCAATTGCAGCACGCGCTGGCCCTGCCGCCCGCCGTCCTCGATCCGGCGCAGCGGCTGGTGTTGTGGACGTCCGGCTCCAGCGGCGCGCCCAAGGCCGTCGGCAAGAGCTGGGACCAGCTCATGCGCGAGGTCGAGGCGCTGCGGCAACAGTGGCCCGACGACGGCGGCCCGGTACTCGGCAGCGTGTCGGCGCAGCACATGTACGGCCTGCCCTATCGCGTACTGTGGCCGCTGTGCGCCGGCCGCCTCATCGACCGCCCGCAACGGCTCTATCCCGAAGAACTGCAACAGGCCAGCCTGCGCCATGCCACTTTCACCTGGATCGCCAGCCCGGCGTTGCTGCGCCGGCTGGGCGAGCGGCTCGACGGATCGCGCCTGCGCGGCCGGCTGGTCCGCCTGTACTGCGCGGGCGGGGTGCTGCCGCCGGACGTGGCCGAGCATATCGGCCGCCAGCTGGGCCAGCGCCCCATCGACATCTACGGCAGTTCCGAAACCGGATCGATCGCCTGGCGCTGCGGCGCGGACCCGTGGCAGCCCCTGGCCGGCGTCGAAGTCGGCCTGGACCCGCGCGGCGCGTTGCGCGTGGCGTCGCCATGGATCGATGCCGCCGACACCCTGACCGCCGACGCCGCGGAGATGGTCGAAGGCGGTTTCCAGCTGCTGGGCCGGCTGGACCGCATCGTCAAGATCGAGGAAAAGCGCGTCGCCCTGCCCATGCTCGAACAGGCGCTGGCCCGACATGCCTGGGTGACCGAGGCGCGCGTGGGCCAGGTCGCGGGCAATCCGCGCCTGACGGCGCTGGTGGCGCTGAGCGCGGCGGGCCTGCACATCCTGCGCAACCAGGGCCGGCGCGCGCTGGTGGACGCCCTGCGCCGCCACCTCGCCACGGGTTTCGAATCGCTGGCCATTCCGCGCGGCTGGCGGCTGTTGCGCCAGTTGCCGTACAACAGCCAGGGCAAGCTGACCCAATCCGATTTCGAGGCCGCGGCCGGCCCGCGTCCGCGCCAACCGGCGGCCACGCCGCTGCCGGCCGACGGGCCCGGCGAATGTCGCTACCGTATCGATGTTCCTTATGACCTGGCGCACTTCAGCGGCCACTTTCCCAGCGCGCCGGTGGTGCCGGGCGTGGCCCAGATCGGCTGGGCCATGGCGCTGGCGCAGCGCGACCTGCAGCCGGCCTTGCGCTTTGCCGGCATGGAGGCGCTCAAGTTCCAGCGCCTGCTGCGGCCTGGCGACACGGCCGAACTCACCCTGCGCTGGGACGCCGGCAAGCAAAAGCTGTACTTCACCTACACATTGGGCGACCAGCCCTGCTCGTCGGGCCGCGTGCTGCACGGAGACCGCCATGGCGCCGCATAG
- a CDS encoding acyl carrier protein, which produces MQTREEIYNTLRDTLNELFEVELERITPQANLYTDLQIDSIDAIDLIDQVRRKTGRKLDANDFRSVRTVDDVVQAMYQKQQQDADA; this is translated from the coding sequence ATGCAGACCCGCGAGGAAATCTACAACACGCTGCGCGATACGCTCAACGAGTTGTTCGAGGTCGAGCTCGAACGCATCACACCGCAGGCCAACCTGTACACCGACCTCCAGATCGACAGCATCGACGCCATCGACCTGATCGACCAGGTGCGCCGCAAGACCGGCCGCAAGCTCGACGCCAACGATTTTCGCAGCGTCCGTACCGTTGACGACGTGGTGCAGGCCATGTACCAGAAGCAGCAACAGGACGCCGACGCATGA
- a CDS encoding phosphopantetheine-binding protein encodes MNQLETELKTLVIESLGLEDIGPDDIDREANLFGDGLGLDSVDALELGLALQKRYGISIDPETRNMREHFASIANLAEFVAAQRRN; translated from the coding sequence ATGAATCAACTGGAAACTGAGCTCAAGACGCTCGTCATCGAATCGCTGGGGCTGGAGGATATCGGCCCCGACGACATCGATCGCGAGGCCAACCTGTTCGGCGACGGACTGGGCCTGGACTCGGTGGACGCGCTGGAACTGGGATTGGCGCTGCAAAAGCGCTACGGCATCAGCATCGACCCCGAAACGCGCAATATGCGCGAGCACTTCGCCAGCATCGCCAACCTGGCCGAATTCGTCGCGGCGCAGCGCCGCAACTGA
- a CDS encoding lysophospholipid acyltransferase family protein — translation MTPAPPQARQDFWLWRLFATGMAFTLFGVGGLLLRLLVFPPQRLIPGSAADRQRRARRALNGTFRCFIRFMVRVGILTVEFKGAERLGRPGQMILANHPSLLDVVFLVGHVGNANCIVKHGLARNPFMRGPIRSAGYITNDESFDMFDRAAAVLRAGETLIVFPEGTRTPPDSLPRFHRGACAIALRGARVVTPVVIRMNPRSLTKGEPWYRIPPCRMRYTIQVGEDLDPATWSDAHPLPIAGRRMNDYLHAYFEAELTRPAAAAGAPGPAAGPDNEHAQQAPQVEPERDESTGN, via the coding sequence ATGACGCCCGCCCCCCCCCAAGCGCGCCAGGATTTCTGGCTGTGGCGCCTGTTCGCCACCGGCATGGCCTTTACGTTGTTCGGCGTGGGCGGATTGCTGCTGCGGCTGCTGGTGTTTCCGCCGCAACGGCTGATTCCCGGCAGCGCCGCCGATCGCCAGCGCCGCGCGCGCCGGGCGCTCAACGGCACCTTCCGCTGCTTCATCCGCTTCATGGTGCGGGTCGGCATCCTGACGGTCGAATTCAAGGGCGCCGAGCGCCTGGGCCGTCCCGGCCAGATGATCCTGGCCAACCACCCGTCCCTGCTGGACGTGGTGTTCCTGGTGGGGCACGTCGGCAACGCCAATTGCATCGTCAAGCACGGCCTGGCGCGCAATCCGTTCATGCGCGGCCCCATCCGCAGCGCCGGCTATATCACCAACGACGAGAGCTTCGACATGTTCGACCGCGCCGCCGCCGTGCTGCGCGCCGGCGAGACCCTGATCGTATTCCCGGAAGGCACCCGCACCCCGCCCGACAGCCTGCCGCGCTTTCATCGCGGCGCCTGCGCCATCGCGCTGCGCGGCGCGCGCGTGGTGACGCCGGTGGTGATCCGCATGAATCCGCGCAGCCTGACCAAGGGCGAACCCTGGTATCGCATCCCGCCCTGCCGCATGCGATACACCATCCAGGTGGGCGAGGACCTCGATCCGGCCACCTGGTCCGATGCGCATCCACTGCCGATCGCAGGACGCAGGATGAACGATTATCTACATGCCTATTTCGAAGCCGAGCTGACGCGCCCCGCCGCGGCGGCCGGCGCCCCTGGGCCCGCCGCCGGGCCCGACAACGAACACGCGCAACAAGCGCCGCAAGTGGAGCCCGAACGGGATGAATCAACTGGAAACTGA
- a CDS encoding beta-ketoacyl synthase chain length factor yields the protein MQDAGSWLHWAEHPYCPVGEPSPPRLEFLPPMQRRRLSPMARAVFECAWPVAAGQPPMPLVFASRHGETTRSFGLLQALAAGEPLSPTAFGLSVHNAIAGQWSIIRRETDESVALSAEEDGLELAFLEAGLLLAEGHDNVLVVLAEERPPAPYSPWIDDVPFSYAAAFRLRAGCDWRLENSADPASRPDGTAADSAAPGWPNALNLLRHLALRTPRWLHANRGRHWLWTRSA from the coding sequence ATGCAAGACGCGGGCAGCTGGCTGCACTGGGCTGAACATCCTTATTGTCCCGTTGGTGAACCCAGCCCGCCGCGCCTCGAATTCCTGCCGCCGATGCAGCGCCGCCGGCTCAGCCCGATGGCGCGCGCGGTATTCGAGTGCGCCTGGCCGGTGGCCGCCGGCCAGCCGCCCATGCCGCTGGTATTCGCATCGCGGCACGGCGAGACCACCCGCAGTTTCGGCCTGCTGCAGGCGCTGGCGGCCGGCGAGCCGTTGTCGCCCACCGCATTCGGCCTGTCGGTGCACAACGCCATCGCCGGACAGTGGTCCATCATACGCCGCGAAACCGACGAGTCGGTCGCGCTGTCGGCCGAGGAAGACGGGCTGGAACTCGCGTTCCTGGAGGCCGGCCTGCTGCTGGCCGAAGGCCACGACAACGTGCTGGTGGTGCTGGCCGAAGAACGCCCGCCAGCGCCCTATTCGCCATGGATCGATGACGTGCCCTTTTCCTACGCGGCGGCCTTTCGCCTGCGCGCGGGGTGCGACTGGCGGCTCGAAAACAGCGCCGACCCGGCCTCCCGCCCGGACGGCACGGCCGCGGACAGCGCGGCGCCCGGCTGGCCCAACGCGCTGAACCTGCTGCGCCACCTGGCGCTGCGCACGCCGCGCTGGCTGCACGCCAACCGCGGCCGCCACTGGCTCTGGACCCGCTCGGCATGA
- a CDS encoding 4'-phosphopantetheinyl transferase family protein codes for MFFLIDVQPDRIDASRLSLSLWWADEGAVGAYRTQALSPEDAARAAAIRSPKATRDWRVSRALLQCVREAMPAPHTLSLSHSGGRALCARAPADWAVGVDLERMRPRATAALADWICDEPERAWLRQADGAVRLERFYLMWTLKEAFVKAAGLDFPADMAAAGLAPDASGQVELRPPPGHWNAAAWRLGADWMAAAVWRADSGGAARIEWRAALSCAWPERRELGRWAGRGA; via the coding sequence TTGTTTTTCCTGATCGACGTGCAGCCCGACCGCATTGACGCCAGCCGGCTCTCCCTTTCCTTGTGGTGGGCCGACGAAGGCGCCGTCGGCGCGTATCGGACCCAGGCCCTCTCGCCCGAGGATGCCGCGCGCGCCGCGGCCATACGCTCGCCCAAGGCAACCCGCGACTGGCGGGTCAGCCGCGCATTGCTGCAGTGCGTGCGGGAGGCGATGCCGGCGCCGCATACGCTGTCGCTCAGCCACAGCGGCGGCCGCGCCCTGTGCGCGCGGGCGCCGGCGGACTGGGCCGTGGGGGTCGACCTGGAACGGATGCGGCCGCGCGCCACGGCCGCCCTGGCCGACTGGATCTGCGACGAGCCCGAACGGGCCTGGTTGCGGCAGGCGGATGGCGCCGTCCGGCTCGAGCGCTTCTACCTGATGTGGACCCTCAAGGAAGCCTTTGTGAAAGCGGCCGGCCTGGATTTTCCGGCGGACATGGCAGCTGCCGGCCTGGCGCCGGACGCGTCGGGGCAGGTGGAGCTGCGTCCCCCGCCCGGCCACTGGAACGCGGCGGCCTGGCGTCTTGGCGCAGACTGGATGGCGGCGGCCGTGTGGCGCGCCGACAGCGGCGGGGCGGCGCGCATCGAGTGGCGCGCGGCGCTCTCCTGCGCTTGGCCCGAACGGCGCGAATTGGGCCGCTGGGCGGGGCGCGGCGCTTGA